Genomic segment of Benincasa hispida cultivar B227 chromosome 1, ASM972705v1, whole genome shotgun sequence:
ATGATATTCACAAAACAGATCTCCCACGGAATCAACGCGTAGAGGGATCTAGATAATATCGTGAAGATGTGCAGCAGATTCAAGAAAGTCACGGTGACTGGGCTGGGGCAGGGGGCTTCGAATCTGAGCGGTCGGATCTGGAAAAGACGATGGGTAGGACGTTGCAGCACTTGAGAAGACAGACATCCGGGTTGGATACGAATGGATTTGGTCTCCGATGAACAGATCTTGAGGGATCAGGGCAGTGGGTCTATGGACCTGAGACCGACGGTGAGTAATCTAAGGCGGGAACAATCGAATGAAGCAAACGGACACACACTGAAACGTGACCCGATAGATCGGGTGTGAGAACGACCGGATACGAATTGAAGCGGGCTAATACGAATTGAAACGAACGGATCTGGAACGAGGCTACGCTGGAACGGATCTGGAGCACGCTGTCAGCGGTGTCTGGTCGGCGTTCTTTGGTCGGCAGTGGATCGAATCCGAGGGAGGCGACGGCAGCTAGGTCAAAGTCCAATCTCCGATACCATTTGGaactttgaatattttattgataaaataatgTGGTTTACATAAGGAaagataaaattaatgaatctaATTTCTCCTAATTACACATATTATGTTCACAATAGTGATTGGAGTTCGAGTATCGTCCATAAAATTGGACCATTAATTTAGTTAAGTACCATGACTACTACCTCATTTATCTAGATAATTAAACTTTGAAGATGAATTAAATGAGTAGATAAAAGGTAAGAAAAAGAATCtcaacataaacaaaataaataactagAGAATTACACGGCAAATACTACTAAATTCTATTTATATTGGCTTGACCATATATATTGTACTTGTACTCAAAACAAGTTGCATTAAAACAAGACTGTCCTACGAGCAACTTCAATTTGTTATACTTAACATCGAAATTTCATTGTCAATAGTTATACCAATGTAACATTAAAATTGCAACTATTCTACTAGAAAAAATATTCACAACTACACTTTGATGAGTTTtgcttaaaatatatttaatgcaTTAGAAATATCACAACTCTACTATTAATAACTAGGTTTTCAAAGAAACAATATACAATGAACGAATAAATTGTAAAGATAGAATTCCacgatttaaaaataaaaattaaaatgaaaaacttaaaaattgtttgtaacactaCATATATCGATTTATATGATTAAGATGCGATCATCACGTGTAATGGtctatttgttttaaaatctataattgaccgaaaaaacccatttttgaaaacaactcaAATTAGTAATCTTAGACTTAAATGGTGTGgtttttgatatatttataaattacttTGTTTTGTtagattatatataattttttttttttacatttagaATATATAGTCATACATGATATATTGaagaaatgataaaattattccTTATAGATATATGTTGAAGTATCAACCAAGGCAAGTGCATGAGACACAAATTTTATGTAATGGAGCATTATCCCATCACCTAATAttcaaaaacataaatatttaCTTCAAATGGACACAACCATAAAAACTTTGAgaattttaacataaattttCTCAAACTTTGACATGAATGTTGGATGTTTGACCCGATAATGTGACCGACCATATCCAATCTGGATTATCTCTTAGCCGTTTTACAAAGTGATCATGAACTATCCTTTttggtggaagaagaaaaaaagcaaCCCACCAACCAAAGACTTTTTGAATTGCCAAAattaaggaagaaaagaaatagAATGCGTGTAAAATGATGCTGCAAGGACTAGAATTGACGTGTTTCGGAATTCAAGAGCACAAAATGCATGGAAATGGtgccaattttaatatttatagtcCAATCTCCGTACTTAAATTATTTAAGTCTCGGATcggtaactatttttttttaaaaaaaaaaaactaaatttataaacactttttttcatttctaactttcttattttattatttacttttgtcATTGTTTTGAGTCAAATTTCGAANaaaaaaaaaaaaaaaaacctagaaaGCAAAAACGAAATTGTTACCAAATATGACCtggaattttaaatttgtgtctattttatctctatactttaaaaaatgtctaatatatcctcaattttgtatttaataaatttattgtccCCACACCATCGGAAATAATTCTAATCATTTGATAGTGTGAAGAAGAAGTAGATttggagaaagaaagaaagaagaatatgAAGAAAGTAGTGATTTagagtgaaaaagaaagaaaatgaaacattaaaaaaagtttgaaaatgattataaaatcttattttgaaTAATCAAGTCAAATAACATTTGGACTCAATTTTTAGGTTAATATATCAAATAGTCCGGTAAATTCTTACTAAAAATAGACACAAATTTTTTAaagctaatttttttagttttaaaactaAAAGCCTATAACATAGGGAGAAAGTAAATATATCAATGtcattattaataataataataataataatgtactttaaaaacacaatttaaaaaaaaaaaaaaaaatccatttaaaTGGTGTGAAAAGAGTTTTTGGTTCGTGACAAACgtaaagaacaaaaaattatCTGAAATGTGAAATATCTTCCAAAagaaataagtaaaataaaaaagaaaacaaaaaacagggTTTTGGGTTTATCTTAAAGAGATCGAAATATCTGGTTCAAATTTCTCTAACAAAATACAGAAATCTCATTATTCCATTGCCACCTTATCTCCatttcctctctttttctttaacctttttttttagtttctttttcttgttctttcaaAATGAACACAAACCACAACTCTATTTGAACGCTAATTCCCTCAAAATCATTTCACAAACTGACAATTTTTCCCCTTCCTTTTATTAATCCCCACAAAGGATCCGTCAGTTCAGAGTCGGCTGCTTTTTCCCTTATGGCTACTCTCAATTCTCCACCGTCCGATTCTAAATTCCACCGCTTCCCATCCCTCCGCCGCGCAGTCCACCGTCCACGCCTCCCAACCCTCACTTTTCCACCCATTCCCGATGACCCATTACCCTTAAATTTTGTGGGTCGTCGTGATTTCAAAGTCCTGAGGTTGAATTCATCGATTCATGTTCAAAACAGAGCAATTTCACCGCCGACAGAGGCATTTGAGCCAGAGTCGTTGCCGGCGGTTGAGGCGGCGGATGGGAGGAGGATTTTGTTGTCGGACGTGGTGGTGAGGCGGCGGAGAGAAGTGTTTTGGAGAAGGAAATGGACGTTGTTAGACATCGGAACCATTGGAGTGGTGGTGGCGACGCATTTACTTACACTTTTGGCTCCATTTCAATTCAATTGGCCTGCTTTTTGGGTGGCGATTTCTCTATATATTGTCACTGGTCTTTTCGGGATAACTCTTTCATTTCATCGGAATCTCTCTCATCGGAGCTTCAAACTTCCCAAATGGCTCGAATATCTCTTCGCCTATTGTGGAGTTCAAGCCCTCCAGGTTCCCAAAAAAAACAATCCCCTGTTTTTTTAGCATTTTTTAAATGTATGCTCTGTTTCTTACTCTGTTTAgcttgttttgattttatttcagGGAAATCCAATCGATTGGGTTAGTACGCATAGATATCACCATCAATTTTGTGATTCAGAAAGAGACCCACATAGCCCAATTGAAGGCTTTTGGTTTAGTCATATGAGTTGGTTGTTTGATACCAATTCTGTGGTTGAGAGGGTGAGAATTCAATTCAATGGCTTCAATTATTTTACAACAAATTAATGTGTTATTAATTTCTAACttgggtttcttttatttttcctttcctttctttccttttattaGTGTGGAGAGCCAAATAATGTTGGGGATTTGCAAAAGCAGCCATTTTATAGGTTTATTCAGAGTACTTATCTTCTTCATCCAATTGCTCTTGGTGCTTTGCTCTATGCAATGGGTGGATTTCCTTTCATTGCTTGGGGAATGGTAAGTTGGATTTTACTCATTTCCCTTTTGAGATTTTGGGTAAATGGCTTGTTTTTTTATTGTggatttcttctctcttttttaaatttatgtgtaTATTAAAGGATTTTAGGTCAAATAGTCAAAATATAGTGGTAAATAGATAATTGATTTGACACTTTCAATGACAGAGATAATTGGTATAACTTAGGTTTAAACATTCTTATTTCAATTGTCTTTGTcaatggagaaaagaaaaaggagttGACCTTGTATTTGAAAGTGGGCTATGTATTGGGCTACCTAGATGGGCTCTTGTGGGCTTTTGTGAATCTCCATGGTCCATGAAAGACTGTGCAACGGTAGTTATAGCTAATGGCATGATATTTATAGATTGGGTAAACATTTTGTACTATCAATAACTAAGGTTAAATTTTGATTAACCAATTATAGAACTTGTGTTTGATTCTTGATTACAGGGTGTGAGAATAGTTTGGGTGTACCATGTCACTTGGCTGGTGAATTCAGCTTGCCATGTTTGGGGAAATCAAGCTTGGAAAACAGGGGATTTATCTAGGAACAATTGGTAATTTTTTAACTTCCCATCCCCCTTTTATGCTAATTTCAACTGATCGGATAATCGTCGTCGTCGAAAAATGGATTTAACGTTCTACACTCGCTACCTAGATTATCATTCTATAGACCCATCTCACTCGAGTCGTAAAAGTTTCATTTTGATAATCGATGTTAAATCGGTGCAAGTTTTGATCTCTCTATTCTTATATCATGTCATAAAAGCTTTAAAAATCATTGCTAAATACTTGTAAAGTTTGTTCTAGACCTAACAATGATAACATGATAACAAGATACTTGAATTATAGCAAAGTTGAGGGACTGATCAAACATAATGTGTTTGTTGGTGGAGGTGGGTGGCATTGCTTGCATTTGGGGAGGGATGGCACAACAACCACCATGCATTCGAGTTCTCGGCCCGACATGGCCTAGAGTGGTGGCAGCTCGACATGACATGGTACGTCGTCTGCCTTCTTCAAGCTCTTGGTTTGGCTACAGATGTGAAGATACCAACACAAGTTCAGAAAGAAAAATTGGCTATCATGAACACCACATGATGTTATATACTAACTTTTTTTGTAAGCAAAACTCAGAACCAAAAACTGTATGTCTTCTCATTTCGACATTCAGATGGTTTCTGAAGGctaaaatatatagaaaaaagaGACAACATTTCAATTGGGGGATAATGAAATTGTTCTCTCTACACTCGACTTTACATAGCATATGATTTATTCACTAATTTAATTAGCAAAAGTTctttccctctttttttttttctaaatttaattcgatgttaaatgaaaattgaagtTATACGTTGTAGAATGGATTGGGATGTTGGAAGCTGAAAAAATGAAACATGAAAGAACATGATTGTAACatatttttaaggaaaaaatatatattttttcaatctCTAGATATTGGGGTTTAGTTTCCATTTGGTCTTAgatataaaatgttatatttttaatctctaatatttgaattggatttcaatttagtctcaaGGTTtcaaattgtttcaattttatccttaaaatttgaattttgtttcaatttggtctctaagtatcaaaatttatactttaaatctgatttttttttaataaatacacACTTCCAGTCTTTAATGttaatgtatattaattaatttaaaagaattaaaagtataataattaattaagtttcactattttttctttcactattaaaattaattttaaaaattcactaaaaccaaaattaaaaatgagtGTTTAGGGAAAAATCGAGATTAAAGTATAAGTCTTTAGGGGCCAAATTTAAACATAACttaaaacttaagaactaaaattataaaatttttaaatttatgtaccaaatgaaaactaaattcAAGATCTATGaccaaaaaagtttttttttattatttttaattattgtttgattttggTTTTGTTAATCTTTTGATTCATCTTTTAGGGACATGAACTTGATAAAGGGTTAAGAGATCATGGGTTCGATCCATGGTGACCACCTATCTGGGATTTAATATCCTAGGGATTTTCTTGACacccaaatgttgtagggtCAGGCAGTTGGCCCTTAAGATTAGTCGAGATGCATGTAAGTTGGCCCGAACACTcactaatataaaaaaaaaaatgttctagAAATATTGGTAATCGATGTTGATGCCAAAATCTGGATAAAGAAAAATGCACCAGACTTTCACGTAACAACAATGGTAAATTTATAACTTGGAGAAGAATGTGACCtgcaaaaaagaaatatttgtgCACCGGTGTGGTGCTTTTCACATTGGCTCCCATGCTTAAGTCAAAAAATGAGTGCAGCATGAGTATTAGAATGGACTTACTTCCTCTGAAGTCATAATAATGTACTTAGAGTGAAATCTAAACCTATGATATTCATCTCAAAGTTTCCGAGTTATATTAGATTTACTCTTAAGCCAAATATGCCAGGGCATAGCATGTTCTGTCTATCAAATTTGGAGCATCGGTCTCAATTTCATTTTTGGCTAAAACCAAGGTCGAGGAGGTTGGTTTGGGCTTTTGACTTAAACTATCTTCTTCTCAAGGCCCAAATAGGTCGTATTACGCTCCAATCAACAAACATAGAGGTTGAGGTCGAGACGGTTGGTTTAGGCTTTTGACCTAAACTATCTTCTTCTCAAGGCCCAAATAGATTGTATACGCTCCATTCACTGAAAGAAAAGGGTCGGTCTCGGCCTCATCTTTGATTTATGCAGAGGCCAATCGGGATACTTTGGCCTAAAGCCAAACTAGCCATTTTCCTTGAGCCCACCTCATCCTCTTAGTACAATTTCTTgtatatttattattgttttccTAGTGTggtagcttttttttttttttttcggtaTGTCGCTTCTGCCATTTATCCTAAAAATCACCCATAATAATCGACATGGACATTTCTATGACATTTTATATCTTCGCCTTAGGCTTTAATGCATGATTAGGCACAATAATTTTAATGCGAAggtatatatatgatttaagtTTGGGGTAAAGAAGGATGATAAAAATGTTGAAATAATTCACATAGAAACTAAACATAAAGTAGAGACAGCCTCGAGCAATAGAATGAGTTGGTGATGGGAGTTTGGGAAGGTGTGAGAGATAAAGGCAGCCATGAATGAACAATATTTATCTAATTGAATGGCTTTTGAAAACGAAAAGAAGCCAATTCAACCACTTTATtcaaagggtttttttttttttttctgtaggGAAATTtgggaaagaaaaaagaaaactcttAGTCCCGACATTTGGAATTTCGAAGCTAACGAGGAGAGAAGATACTAAAGAAACCATACAAAAACAAAGTTCATAATATTATGCCTTTCGAAAGGACAATGAAAAGCATGACTTGGTTTTGTGTAAAATACTTTCCATTCTACATGTGCACGATACcacacataaagcatggttttcaatatataaatttCCATTCTACACTTGAAAGAACGATTATCTAACCCACGATATAACAAGTGATACGCAATGTTACCGACAATCTCAATAACAAGAAGATAAACAAATTGTAAAGATAGAAATATGAGATGCAATGTTTGATAATCCTATTTCTAATGCCTTTGTAATACCAATTTTGAACCTAAtttagatggccaaacagagCACAAAcaagaaagcaataaagaacgaataccaagatatatagtggttcaaCCAATTTGGTTTACATCCACTTCGAGAACCACcttgaatcaattttattatgAGCAATGAGAAATTtacaattacagataatcaacaataatcaAACCGAGAACAACCCGTTGAAAAACAGCCCAAGTCGAGTGCACTGCCGCCCGCCTCTGATCGGCAGAAACACGTGTAGCCTCACTGTCGGACACAACCTACTACACGTCGGAACACAGTTGTCATCGTCGGACGAGAACGGAAACCCACGCCAAACTCACGTCGGACGATACCCACGTCGGACTCCCAGCCTACACGGCGAAAAACGAACCGTTGCCTTGTCGGATGCAAACGTCCACCGTCGAATGCCTCAACTGGCGAACTCACGCCGGTCGCCTTGCCTGCACGCTGCCGGAGAAAACCCACACGGTCGAAAGTAAACAATTTCTCGACCCTCTCTCTCACTCTGCGTGTGTCTCCCTCTAAAAAACGGCTGCCCCTCTCTTCCTCTAAGTGTTTCACGATTTTCAACCCTAAACACACCAAAGATGGGTTAATTACAAAATTGTCATTTTTCCATAATTACCCTAATGCCACTAGACCTTTAATTTCACCGATAACCAAATAAGCCCACTTAAattccttgttattttctacaaatctccctcATAACAAGAATGTTTAAGTGTCAAGCTGATTCTCCAAAATCAGTATCATCCAGATTTAATATTCAACCCATCTAACATATATTTAAACAAAGAACCTTGGCTAACATATTTGACAAATTCTCAACTGTATgaaccttgaccagttcaacGTTTTTCTGGGTCAcaacttctctgataaaatgaaatttgacatcgatattcctagaccgttcgtgatgagatggattcttcgcAAGATGAATAACACTTTGACTATCACAACGGACGATAGGAATGAGCTCCTACGATTACAACTCACTAACTATCCTTTTCAACCACACTGCTTCTTTCACAGCTTCACCCACTGAAATATCTCtgactcagtagtagacaaaaCAACAACTTACTGTAGAGCAACCTTGCAaactgaccacattaccaaacaaacgaaaaatgtgacctgctagagaccttcttttgtcaaggtctgcAGCATAATTTGCATCTGTGAAGCCTTCCAACAGTgctgatttatcacaatccctgctaaaacacaatgatacactggcactacctttcaaatattgaagcacccatttaactgCATTTCAATGCTCCTTCCTAGGATTTGACATAAactacttatcatactcatagcatatcccAAGTGAGGCCTaatacaaatcatcaaatacataatacttccaacaatattataataGGGAATATTAAAcatctctaacctttcttgttcagtaaTAGGACATTGAGACaaagaaagcctaaaatgagatgctaagTGTGTCGTTACCTTACAATCAAacatattatacttctcaagcagtttatgcacataactctcctgcaaaatggttaacaaacctttTTCCCTATCTTttttcacatccatgcctaggatccttttcagttcacctaaatctttcatcttaaattcactactcaactgtttcttgagatcacagatttcagaataatccCTAGACACCAagatcatatcatctacatatagaagtagataaatatatgtacctttctgagatagtttccaGTACACGTAGGCATCATATGAGCTCCTATGAAACCCCTGCTCCAGAATAAATgtgtcaaacctgatataccaCTGCCGCGGCGATTGCTTCAGCTCATAGATGGATTTGTGAACACGacaaaccatgtcttcctttcctttcatcttatagcccttaggttgagccatgtagatcacttcctACAATTCTCCATGAAGGAAAGCTGTGGTGACGTCCTTCTATTCAgcaaacatatcaaagtgaatagcaacagataaaattaatcgaatggacGAATGTCTCACCATCCGAGAGAAAATCTCATAAAAGTCAACTCCCTCATTCTGAGTGTAGCCCTTGactaccagtctagccttatacctaggcttgtTGTCACCTTCTATCTgtggcttgattttataaatccactttgactaaatgagtttctgattaggagGCATTGGAACTAATGACCGTGTCTAATTCTTCTGTAACGAGAACAACTCTGCTTCCATAGCATCCTTCCATTGTTCCTTCAAATCAGATACAATTTcctcctcaaaagtaagaggctctagttcaatactgtcagctgcacaagtaagaacataagcaactaaatcagcataaccatACCTCATAGGAGCCTATATCACCCATTGAGACCTGTCACGTGTAAGCTGATCGTTCTGTAGGACATTGCTACTTGAActttcttcaccaaaagctccctcatcaatcaaagtcctcTGCAGTTGAGCTTGTCCACCCCTAAGAACTGGATGACTGATCACTGAATTTTCCTGAACTAGCTGATGGTCGTGCTTTTAAATCAATTCTAACCCCTGCATCCACTTGATCAACTGTCCGCTGTTTATGTTGCTCTTTGACACAAAATGGTATCTCTACttcattaaaggtcacatctctGCTAATAGTACATTTATTTCTGCCCTCttccaagcaccaaagtttatatcctttaacaccctgtggatagccaataaacatacatttcaatGCCTACTTATTCAgcttcccttccttaacatgaacataagctgaacatccaaacactctgaGATGATCCAAACTTGGAGCTTTTCTTGTCCATATCTCCTGAGgagtctttaggcctaaagcaGATGACGAACTCCTATTAATGAGATAACAGGTTGTTTGGGCAACTTCCCCCCAAAActtcaagggtaatgaagcatttATCGAGAGACATCCTATACGCTCCATAATTGTTCTTTTAAACCTCTCGGCTAAACTATTCTGTTGTGGAGTGTACGTAACGGTGAAATGCCTAGTAATCGcctcatattttcaaaatttatcaaatttgtgattcacaaattcTGAGAAAACCATTGCCTGTCCTCAGACACTTTACCTTTCTACCTGTTTGGTTCTCAACCtactttttccattcaagaaattttccaaaagcttcatccttctGTTTCAGTGGATACATCCATACCTTCCTTGAAAAATCATCGATGATCGACATGAAGTATCTCgaacctcccatagaaggtaCCTTTGTAGGACCTCACAAATCTGAATGAACATAATCCAAAATTCCTTTGGTAGAATGCTTCCCTTTCCTAAACTTCACTCTGGTAGACTTTTCCCTTATGCAATGTCcacaaaatgggagttcaatgtctttaactcctCCAAGAAAACTTTTTTGTAAAAGAGTTTGAAGGCCTATTTCACTCACATGAGCTAGTCTGTTATGCCATAATATAGACGTATCTGTTTCTTTCCAAGATACAACAACAGATCTACCTAAAACTACAGTGCCCTCCAACACATAAAGGCCATTCCAAGGTCCCCTTCAGCTTAATCAAAGAACCCTTGTTAATCTTCAGAACTCCATTCTCAGATTTATAGGAATAACATGCTCTATCTAATTCGCccagagaaattagatttcgtttgagttttggaacataccttacatttgtaagaattctTATCATTCCATCATGTGCAATTTTAACTGacccaattccttttacatcacaagcagcattatcaccaagcaaaactgatcccccatcattttcctgaaaaatcaatcaagaaatcctgattaggagtcatgtgaaacgTGCACCCTGAATCCATAATCCAAGCATTCTAAATATCCCTACTGGACACCATCAACACCTCTGCTAAATCATACCCATCAGTAATATTTGCTGCACTAGATTCCCCTGCATGTTTACTATTTGATGTTTCTTGGCTCTTATTCAAAGGGCAATTTTTCTTAAAGTGTTCTTCTTTATGACATAGTAAACACTTTCTGACTTTCCCCTTTGATTTTGACCTGGATCtcgactcttttcctttttcgttCGTTTTCTCACTTCTGCCTCTGGTCGTGAGTAACTCTCCATCCTTGCATTCCTTTTTAATCTCAATGATTCTAGTTCTCAAGGCATTCAacattatatccatggacaatgaatcccgTCCATATTTAATAGTTGCTTTAACTTCTCGATATGATTCAGGCAATGAATTCAGAAGAATGACTGCTTGATTTTCATCCGACATCTTTTCAtcgatgttattgagatcaactataatcttATGGAATTCATCCAAGTTCTCTTCTAAGCCTTTACTAgagtccatcttatatccaaaaAATATctcttttagatataatttatttggcaatgacttagtcaaataaagactttctaatttcttccataactCCGATGTAGTAGTAACCTCATCTACTAGCCTAAATACTCCATCGGGCAGATATAGAATTATCGTCGAATAGGCCATCATCCATATCCCTTTTCTCAGCTTCTGTAATTGTTGACGGAAGGTCAATTTTgtctaagattttggctacctGTTGTTGTACCAAAATAGCcctaatctttttcctccataactcaaaatcatctttcccatcaaatttaacaacttcgaacCGTGTAGACAACAAAGCCATCTGTCAAATTAATCTCTACAAAAATTATCTTGAACAAAGAATATGTCAGCACTACCACACACCCTCTTTGGATAGGatggagctctgataccacttgtgagaGTTTTGAACTTAACTTAGATAACCAAACAGAACGCACAAACAACTAGCAGAAT
This window contains:
- the LOC120069204 gene encoding palmitoyl-monogalactosyldiacylglycerol delta-7 desaturase, chloroplastic-like isoform X3; its protein translation is MATLNSPPSDSKFHRFPSLRRAVHRPRLPTLTFPPIPDDPLPLNFVGRRDFKVLRLNSSIHVQNRAISPPTEAFEPESLPAVEAADGRRILLSDVVVRRRREVFWRRKWTLLDIGTIGVVVATHLLTLLAPFQFNWPAFWVAISLYIVTGLFGITLSFHRNLSHRSFKLPKWLEYLFAYCGVQALQGNPIDWVSTHRYHHQFCDSERDPHSPIEGFWFSHMSWLFDTNSVVERCGEPNNVGDLQKQPFYRFIQSTYLLHPIALGALLYAMGGFPFIAWGMGVRIVWVYHVTWLVNSACHVWGNQAWKTGDLSRNNCKVEGLIKHNVFVGGGGWHCLHLGRDGTTTTMHSSSRPDMA
- the LOC120069204 gene encoding palmitoyl-monogalactosyldiacylglycerol delta-7 desaturase, chloroplastic-like isoform X2, producing MATLNSPPSDSKFHRFPSLRRAVHRPRLPTLTFPPIPDDPLPLNFVGRRDFKVLRLNSSIHVQNRAISPPTEAFEPESLPAVEAADGRRILLSDVVVRRRREVFWRRKWTLLDIGTIGVVVATHLLTLLAPFQFNWPAFWVAISLYIVTGLFGITLSFHRNLSHRSFKLPKWLEYLFAYCGVQALQGNPIDWVSTHRYHHQFCDSERDPHSPIEGFWFSHMSWLFDTNSVVERCGEPNNVGDLQKQPFYRFIQSTYLLHPIALGALLYAMGGFPFIAWGMGVRIVWVYHVTWLVNSACHVWGNQAWKTGDLSRNNWWVALLAFGEGWHNNHHAFEFSARHGLEWWQLDMTWDMNLIKG
- the LOC120069204 gene encoding palmitoyl-monogalactosyldiacylglycerol delta-7 desaturase, chloroplastic-like isoform X1 — encoded protein: MATLNSPPSDSKFHRFPSLRRAVHRPRLPTLTFPPIPDDPLPLNFVGRRDFKVLRLNSSIHVQNRAISPPTEAFEPESLPAVEAADGRRILLSDVVVRRRREVFWRRKWTLLDIGTIGVVVATHLLTLLAPFQFNWPAFWVAISLYIVTGLFGITLSFHRNLSHRSFKLPKWLEYLFAYCGVQALQGNPIDWVSTHRYHHQFCDSERDPHSPIEGFWFSHMSWLFDTNSVVERCGEPNNVGDLQKQPFYRFIQSTYLLHPIALGALLYAMGGFPFIAWGMGVRIVWVYHVTWLVNSACHVWGNQAWKTGDLSRNNWWVALLAFGEGWHNNHHAFEFSARHGLEWWQLDMTWYVVCLLQALGLATDVKIPTQVQKEKLAIMNTT